TGGCATCGTGGAGCCATGCTGGAAAGCGCTACCCACCAGCCCGCTTACAGAGTGATATTTGTGAATGCAGGCGGACGCTGGTATTTATTCGACATCGATCAGTACCTGATGTGTGGTTGCTAAAACCTGTGTTGCAATAAACCTTCTGCCAGAAAATCAAACACGGTCCTGATACGCTTGCTGGACTTGAGTTCGCGATGCGTGGTCAGCCATACAGGCAGGGACGGCAATTCCTGTTCTACCAGCACCTGTTCCAGGTCAGGATTTCGCTCTGCCAGCCATTGCATCGCGATGCCTATCCCCAGGCCTTGCTGTATTGCCTGCCAGTTGACCAGATAGTTATCGCAACGGAAGTCGAAGAAGCTGCGGTCTATCTGTATGCCCGCCGCGCGAAAGCCAGCGATAAACTGGTCAGACTGATCCAGCCCCAGCCAACGGAATTTTTGCATCAAGGCCAGTGTGGCTGCCTGGTTGTTTGAAGGCAGTGCAGGCAGGCCTGCCAGATAATCCTTGTGACCATACATGCCTATGGGCCAGTCTGTCAGGTGACGGGCAATCAGGGCAGATTGTGCTGGCCGTATCATGCGTATGGCGATATCGGCTTCACGTTCGAGCAAATTGCTGACCTGGTTACTGGCGACCAGTTCTATCTGGATTTCTGGATGTAACTGCGCCAGCTCGCGCAGCAGCGCTGGCAAGACAAAGCCGGACACCATCTCGCTGGCAGTGATCCTGACCGTGCCGCGCAAGCCATTATCCTGGGTCGCTGCCGCCATGCCCAGTGAGCGCGCCGCTGCCATCATGTAACGGGCAGGCTCGACCAGGTTTTCACCAGTGCTGGTCAATTTCAGACCACGCGCCACCCTTTCAAACAAGGCCGCACCTATGCTGCCCTCCAGCTCAGCGATCTGGCGCGATAGCGTGGGCTGGCTCAGCCCCAGAACTTCAGCCGCACGCGTCAGCGAACCTTGTTCTACGACCGCGACAAAGCTGCGAATCAGGTTCCAGTCAGTCTGGCAGGGGTCGAAAGTGAGCTTGGACATGTGATTCCATCATGAAGACAGGCTAAAGATACACAAAAACCGATGAAAAAATACAAGCCAAGGCATTCAAATTTGAATAGGACTTATGTATTTATGTCGATTGTAAATACATCCTGCCAGATTGAGAATGCCTGCATTACTTATTTTTTCTGCCTAGCCCACTACCGGAGCTCCTCATGAATCTTGCATCCAAAGCGCGCAATGCTCAATCACCCTCAGTGCTGGTACTTGGTGCCAAAGGCCGCTTGGGGCAGGCTGCGGTGGAGGCCTTTGCCGCAGCAGGCTGGCGCGTGATTGCCCAGGCACGTTCAGTTGGCTATGACAGGCCGGAGCAAAATATAGAGTTCCTGCAATGCGATGTACTTGATACTGCCCGCATACTGGCTGCAGTACCCAGGGTGGATGTGGTGGTGCATGCGGTAAATCCCGACTATACCCGCTGGGATACCCTATTGCCGCCGACTACCGAAGCTGTCATACGCATCGCTAGCGCCAGCCAGGCTTTGCTGATGGTGCCCGGCAATGTGTATAACTTCGGTGCAGATTTACCTCCGGTGCTGGCAGAAGACACGCCTTTTGTCGCCAATACAACCAGGGCGGCACAACGCATAGCCATGGAAGAAAGCCTGGCGGTTGCTACCCAGCAGGGCTTAC
This is a stretch of genomic DNA from Undibacterium sp. KW1. It encodes these proteins:
- a CDS encoding LysR family transcriptional regulator → MSKLTFDPCQTDWNLIRSFVAVVEQGSLTRAAEVLGLSQPTLSRQIAELEGSIGAALFERVARGLKLTSTGENLVEPARYMMAAARSLGMAAATQDNGLRGTVRITASEMVSGFVLPALLRELAQLHPEIQIELVASNQVSNLLEREADIAIRMIRPAQSALIARHLTDWPIGMYGHKDYLAGLPALPSNNQAATLALMQKFRWLGLDQSDQFIAGFRAAGIQIDRSFFDFRCDNYLVNWQAIQQGLGIGIAMQWLAERNPDLEQVLVEQELPSLPVWLTTHRELKSSKRIRTVFDFLAEGLLQHRF